From the genome of Sander lucioperca isolate FBNREF2018 chromosome 1, SLUC_FBN_1.2, whole genome shotgun sequence, one region includes:
- the LOC116060250 gene encoding zinc finger protein 98-like isoform X1, protein MEEEQQKPEQRSNKVPRRAAAGSASDSSGVQKRRGRGGLGHHSCQHCDKSFTTSRNLNIHQSVHTGEKPYSCELCGTAFRELSLLKRHQFIHTGKKPFCCELCGKTFSHRGHFNVHQVVHTGDKPYSCEQCGAAFTTSGNLKVHQRIHTGERPYSCEQCGANFKQLGGLKSHQLTHTGEKPYSCEQCGAAFTQLGGLKGHQLLHTGEKPYSCDQCGEAFIRSVKLKSHQRIHTGEKPYSCEQCGADFTQLSNLKAHRRVHTGEKPYSCEQCGAAFSQLSHLKVHRRIHTGDKPYSCEQCGAAFTTSGNLKAHQRIHTGEKPYSCDQCGAAFATTGKLKVHQRIHTGEKPYSCEQCGAAFSELSHLKAHRRVHAEEKPFWCEQCGKTFSESGHLKTHQLIHTASS, encoded by the coding sequence aaacgGAGAGGAAGAGGCGGACTCGGACATCACAGCTGTCAGCACTGTGACAAGTCCTTCACAACATCTAGAAATTTAAATATTCATCAgagtgttcacactggagagaaaccGTACAGCTGTGAACTATGTGGGACAGCTTTCAGAGAGTTAAGTTTGCTCAAACGTCATCAATTCATTCACACTGGAAAGAAGCCGTTCTGCTGTGAACTatgtgggaaaactttttctCACCGTGGTCACTTTAACGTCCACCAAGTCgttcacactggagataaaCCATACAGCTGTGAACAATGCGGAGCAGCATTCACAACATCGGGTAATCTTAAAGtccatcaacgcattcacactggagagagacCATACAGCTGTGAACAGTGCGGGGCGAATTTCAAACAATTAGGTGGGCTCAAAAGTCATCAACTCactcacactggagagaagccgtacagctgtgaacaatgtggggcagctttcacacagtTAGGTGGGCTCAAAGGTCATCAACTCCTTCACAcgggagagaagccgtacagctgtgacCAATGCGGGGAAGCATTCATAAGGTCGGTTAAACTTAAATCCcaccaacgcattcacactggagagaagccatacagctgtgaacaatgtggggcAGATTTCACACAGTTATCTAACTTAAAGGCCCAccgacgtgttcacactggagaaaagccgtacagctgtgaacAGTGCGGGGCAGCTTTCTCACAGCTATCTCACTTAAAGGTCCACCGACGCATTCATACTGGAGATAAACCTTAcagctgtgaacaatgtggAGCAGCATTCACAACGTCGGGTAATCTTAAAGcccatcaacgcattcacactggagagaaaccATACAGCTGTGACCAATGTGGCGCAGCATTCGCGACGACGGGTAAACTTAAAGTCcaccaacgcattcacactggagagaaaccATACAGCTGTGAACAATGCGGAGCAGCTTTCTCAGAGTTATCTCACTTAAAGGCTCACCGACGTGTTCACGCTGAAGAGAAGCCGTTCTGGTGTGAGcaatgtgggaaaactttttctGAGAGTGGTCACCTTAAAACCCACCAACTCATTCACACTGCCTCCTCTTGA